The Methanolacinia petrolearia DSM 11571 genome has a segment encoding these proteins:
- a CDS encoding putative zinc-binding protein, translating into MKKYHSPPFESGYHSGEIKEGNETISIEGCKMTCRKKVIDHTGNIVQKEVSITDLGVKKKNGHCYRLYDVEETETAAEVIKRDSEI; encoded by the coding sequence ATGAAAAAATATCATTCTCCCCCGTTCGAATCCGGATATCATTCAGGAGAAATTAAAGAGGGAAATGAGACTATTTCGATCGAAGGCTGCAAAATGACATGCAGAAAGAAAGTGATCGATCATACCGGCAATATTGTGCAAAAAGAGGTATCGATAACGGATTTGGGAGTGAAAAAGAAGAACGGACATTGTTACCGTTTATATGATGTAGAAGAGACCGAAACGGCAGCAGAGGTGATCAAAAGAGACAGCGAAATATGA
- a CDS encoding acyl-CoA dehydratase activase: protein MDQAVTGIKDNQAAAFENNVISGINPSYSIGIDIGYSSVKIALVDDYNDVVYTDYVLHKGKIREKLTKVLARLSELYETGDIIYGGITGSESRILSPIYGKNHVKDIPALIEGCTRQEHGACSIMDIGGENARYITGFGDGSRSNVEISMNPNCSAGTGSFLEEQVSRLNLDIGDYSACAAKSKTIPRIAGRCSVFAKTDIIHHQQEGVPVEDILQGLAYALVRNYRGAVVRKLPVRAPVVFTGGVALNEAIEKAIKDVFNLGDGELIVPGMCAETQAIGAAIIAKKDCLGLNLKALRGDPRLLNECNSYEDQDVKLPALGIFGNNDSREKHICKPFNRSNGKIRCFLGVDTGSTSTNLVLIDEDNEIIAYRYLRTLGDPVKAVFTGLRELGDELTGTGDNIEIAGVGTTGSGRYMIARTIGADVIKDEITAQAKAASTIDNTTDTIFEIGGQDSKFISLNDGRVTDFQMNKICAAGTGSFIEEQSNKFEIPIDEFGEIALKSKKPVNLGERCTVFIETSIASRLAGGTPTEDIVSGLCYSIAKNYLNRVVGQKKIGDKIFLQGGIAYNQGVVNAFRALTGKEVTVPPFFSVTGAYGSALLTKEEIGTKKTGFKGFYQDESGDVNEASKEQEPAVDNEPEFSRAVNDIIFEGYDGKIDPAKKTIGMPRALFTYGMYPMFSAFFRALGYNVVLSDPTNEETVRLGQEYSLDETCYPVKLVNGHVAELMNKNVDYIFFPDLYTVLHPGSHSRQDFGCPYMQLAFKLVNRAMELDKKGIKLLSPTIGFSLGEEFMKKGFMDLGRQLDRSPEETGRGLGCGMEAFNAFEKRVEEKGREMVKDLKPDEKAFVLISKTYGVADPALNLGIPEKLKEMGYKVLAFYNLPESDISKEHPNMFWPFGQHILEAAQVVRSHPNLYAIFLTHHGCGPDTVFTHYFRDIMGDKPYLNIEIDEHSSGVGVTTRLEAFVNSLRHISEGDAEDMNVYPGRVAHNETDIKTDISDLPENARVYIPNVYPYSQLFCEFLKTSGIDCRIIPETDGRSLDEGRKHIMTNEYLSMTALIGDVLSIPGIREHDMNPGFIYIPQAEGAEVDGQYNRMIRTVLDRERLRGVGIIAPYYEDLISGNKRHLDQIFLILVAGDLIRTAHYASRDNYLKKITRMIDDGNLNIESLLALSKKILSELRVSEFKGAIFAGGELFVLYNDYLNAFTFREIEDKGYRVAYAPLSECMWHFWTDIIKRADEEKRELLLPMIDLLESYISEMNISLEEMSPFEDNPSGLIERADASTGYYAGAFGRYRESKILGEMKGIDGIINVSSLYENTAITLNTLHKGFDGRNSLPVLNLSFDGNENENDKVRIESFLYYL, encoded by the coding sequence ATGGATCAGGCAGTAACAGGGATAAAAGATAACCAGGCGGCAGCATTTGAAAACAATGTCATTTCAGGAATAAATCCGTCATACAGCATAGGAATCGATATAGGCTATTCATCTGTAAAGATCGCACTGGTCGACGACTACAATGACGTCGTATACACGGATTACGTCCTGCACAAGGGAAAGATCAGGGAAAAACTTACAAAAGTTCTGGCGAGGCTTTCGGAACTGTATGAAACCGGCGATATAATCTACGGCGGCATAACGGGAAGCGAAAGCAGAATACTCTCACCGATCTACGGTAAAAATCATGTAAAGGACATCCCGGCGTTAATCGAAGGATGCACCAGGCAGGAACACGGTGCATGCTCGATTATGGATATAGGGGGGGAGAACGCCAGGTATATAACCGGTTTCGGGGACGGCAGCAGATCAAACGTTGAAATATCGATGAACCCGAACTGCTCTGCAGGAACCGGTTCCTTCCTCGAAGAGCAGGTTTCAAGACTCAATCTTGATATCGGGGACTATTCGGCCTGTGCCGCCAAAAGCAAAACCATCCCGCGGATTGCAGGGAGATGCAGCGTCTTTGCGAAGACCGACATTATCCATCACCAGCAGGAAGGAGTTCCGGTTGAAGATATTCTCCAGGGGCTTGCCTATGCACTTGTAAGAAATTATCGCGGAGCGGTCGTCAGAAAACTGCCTGTCAGGGCCCCGGTCGTATTCACCGGGGGAGTTGCATTAAACGAGGCAATTGAAAAGGCAATCAAAGATGTCTTCAACCTGGGAGACGGAGAGCTTATTGTTCCCGGGATGTGCGCCGAAACCCAGGCAATCGGAGCAGCTATAATCGCCAAAAAAGACTGTCTCGGGTTGAATCTCAAGGCACTGAGAGGCGATCCCCGGCTCCTGAACGAATGCAATAGTTACGAAGACCAGGATGTGAAACTTCCAGCCCTCGGAATTTTTGGAAATAACGACAGCAGAGAAAAGCATATCTGCAAACCCTTCAACCGCAGTAACGGAAAGATCAGGTGTTTTCTCGGGGTCGATACGGGTTCGACAAGCACGAATCTTGTATTGATCGACGAGGATAACGAGATCATCGCATACAGGTACCTGCGTACACTCGGCGATCCTGTGAAGGCGGTCTTCACCGGCCTAAGGGAACTCGGAGACGAGTTAACCGGGACGGGAGACAACATCGAGATCGCCGGAGTAGGAACAACCGGGTCCGGACGATATATGATCGCCAGGACCATAGGAGCCGACGTAATAAAGGACGAGATTACTGCACAGGCGAAGGCGGCCTCGACAATAGACAACACCACGGATACAATCTTTGAAATCGGAGGGCAGGATTCGAAGTTCATCAGCCTTAATGACGGAAGGGTAACCGATTTCCAGATGAACAAGATCTGTGCCGCAGGAACGGGATCATTCATTGAAGAGCAGTCGAACAAGTTCGAGATTCCCATAGACGAGTTCGGGGAGATCGCATTAAAAAGTAAAAAACCAGTCAACCTCGGGGAAAGGTGCACCGTTTTCATAGAGACGAGCATCGCATCCCGGCTTGCAGGCGGCACTCCTACGGAAGATATAGTATCCGGCCTGTGCTATTCGATCGCAAAAAATTACCTCAACAGGGTCGTGGGACAGAAGAAGATCGGCGATAAAATCTTCCTGCAGGGCGGGATCGCATACAACCAGGGTGTCGTAAACGCCTTCAGGGCGCTGACAGGAAAAGAGGTGACCGTCCCCCCGTTCTTCAGCGTCACCGGGGCCTACGGCTCCGCACTGCTTACCAAAGAAGAGATCGGCACGAAAAAAACCGGCTTTAAGGGATTTTACCAGGACGAATCAGGGGATGTCAATGAAGCATCAAAAGAGCAGGAACCGGCCGTCGACAACGAACCCGAATTCAGCAGAGCCGTAAACGACATCATCTTCGAAGGGTACGACGGAAAGATCGACCCGGCGAAGAAGACGATCGGAATGCCACGGGCCCTGTTCACCTACGGGATGTACCCGATGTTCAGCGCATTCTTCAGGGCCCTCGGGTATAATGTCGTCCTCTCCGATCCCACTAATGAAGAGACGGTAAGACTGGGGCAGGAATACTCGCTGGACGAGACCTGCTACCCGGTCAAACTGGTAAACGGCCATGTGGCAGAGCTCATGAACAAAAACGTGGACTACATCTTTTTCCCGGATCTGTACACTGTTCTTCACCCGGGCTCGCACTCGCGGCAGGATTTCGGCTGCCCGTACATGCAGCTCGCCTTCAAACTCGTAAACAGGGCGATGGAGCTCGACAAAAAAGGAATAAAACTCCTTTCGCCGACAATCGGCTTCAGTCTCGGGGAGGAATTCATGAAAAAGGGCTTCATGGATCTCGGCAGGCAGCTTGACAGGAGTCCTGAAGAAACAGGCAGAGGACTGGGATGCGGAATGGAAGCTTTCAATGCATTTGAAAAGAGGGTTGAAGAGAAAGGCAGGGAGATGGTTAAGGATCTAAAACCGGACGAGAAGGCCTTCGTTCTGATCTCGAAGACATACGGAGTGGCAGATCCCGCACTGAATCTCGGGATTCCCGAAAAACTCAAAGAAATGGGTTACAAAGTTCTTGCTTTCTACAATCTTCCGGAAAGCGACATCTCGAAAGAGCACCCGAATATGTTCTGGCCGTTCGGACAGCATATACTGGAGGCCGCACAGGTCGTACGCAGTCACCCGAATCTCTACGCAATATTCCTGACCCACCACGGCTGCGGACCGGACACTGTGTTCACGCATTATTTCAGGGATATTATGGGGGATAAGCCCTACCTGAACATAGAAATCGACGAACATTCGTCGGGTGTCGGCGTAACTACGAGGCTTGAAGCATTCGTAAACAGCCTGAGGCACATCAGCGAAGGAGACGCAGAAGATATGAATGTATACCCCGGCCGTGTTGCCCATAATGAAACGGATATCAAAACGGACATTTCGGATCTTCCCGAAAATGCAAGGGTTTACATTCCAAACGTTTACCCCTATTCGCAATTATTTTGCGAATTCCTGAAGACATCGGGGATCGACTGCAGGATTATCCCGGAAACCGACGGACGATCGCTCGATGAAGGGCGAAAACACATAATGACCAATGAATACCTCTCCATGACCGCTCTTATAGGAGATGTGCTGAGCATACCGGGAATCCGTGAACACGATATGAACCCGGGATTCATTTATATTCCCCAGGCGGAGGGTGCCGAAGTGGACGGGCAGTACAACCGTATGATAAGAACAGTCCTCGACAGGGAAAGATTAAGGGGAGTTGGAATCATCGCCCCGTATTATGAGGATCTTATATCGGGAAACAAAAGGCATCTCGACCAGATCTTCCTGATCCTTGTTGCAGGAGATCTTATCCGGACTGCACATTATGCTTCGAGGGATAATTACCTCAAAAAGATTACCCGGATGATTGACGACGGAAATCTGAACATCGAATCGCTGCTTGCTCTTTCGAAAAAGATTCTCTCCGAACTGAGAGTGAGTGAATTCAAAGGGGCGATATTCGCCGGCGGAGAATTGTTCGTCCTCTATAATGATTACCTGAATGCCTTTACCTTCAGGGAAATCGAAGACAAAGGCTACCGGGTTGCTTATGCACCACTAAGCGAGTGCATGTGGCATTTCTGGACTGATATCATTAAACGGGCGGACGAGGAGAAAAGAGAACTTCTGCTGCCGATGATCGATCTCCTTGAAAGCTACATCTCGGAGATGAACATCTCGCTTGAAGAGATGAGTCCCTTTGAAGACAACCCGTCAGGTCTCATAGAGAGAGCGGATGCATCCACCGGCTATTACGCAGGGGCTTTCGGAAGATACAGGGAGTCCAAAATTCTCGGGGAGATGAAAGGCATAGACGGCATCATCAATGTCTCATCGCTGTATGAAAATACGGCGATCACTCTCAATACACTTCACAAGGGATTTGACGGCAGGAATTCCCTGCCGGTGTTAAACCTTTCATTCGACGGAAATGAAAACGAGAACGACAAGGTCAGGATCGAATCGTTCCTGTATTATCTCTAA